The uncultured Celeribacter sp. genome includes the window CACACCGACAGCGAGAAATACAAACGCCTGCCCAAGGCCAGCCGCCGCCTGCGGGACTATGCGCTGGACCTCATGAAGGCGCGCTGGGGCGCCTTCGATGCCGACCAGATCCAGCCCAAGCATGTTCAGGCCGTCTATGACACACTCTCTGAGCGACCGGCGACCGCAAACCGTCGCCTAGACGACATGAGTGCGGTGTTCGCATGGGGGCGGGTCAGAGGGTTCTGTGAGGAAAACCCCTGTATCGGCATCGAACGTGTGCAAAGCGATGAAGGCTATGAACCGTGGCCTGACGACAAGCTGGCCATTCTTCTGGAACAAGGGCGCCCGCACCTGGTCAAAGTCACTCTGGCCGCGCTCTACACTGGCCAGCGCCGCAGCGACATCATCAAGATGGCGGACACCGACATCGAGAATGGGGTTTGGCTGACGAAGCAGGGCAAGACGGGCACGATCGTTCCGGTGCCGCTGCACCCCGTGGTTCTGGCCATCATTGAGGAAGAACGCGAAGCCCGCAAAGAGGCGGGAATTGTCGACCCGCGCCGCCCCCTGCTGACAAACAGTCGAGGAACCCCATGGACCGCCACGGGCCTTGGCGCAAGCTGGCGCACAGAGCTGATCCGCCTGAATCTGAAACCCAAGCGGAAGGAATATCTGAAAGAGGGAGATTTCCGCGCCACGATGCATGGCCTGCGCACGACAAATGCGACTGTCATCGCAAATGCGGTGGCGCAAAACCCCGATCTGTTCGGCGGGATCGAACGCGTCCGTGCCATGCTGGGGCACCTGTCAAAGCGCATGTCTGAACACTACGCCAGACGCGCAGAAGTCGAGCATATGAATCGGGAAACCGTGCTGCTGTTGCCGGACTTTGGGAAACATGCCGCTGATTTTGGGAAACACGAAAACGGAAAATCCGCTAAGTGATTGAGAAATGGTGGGTCGTGAGAGGCTCGAACTCCCGACATCTTCGGTGTAAACGAAGCGCTCTACCAACTGAGCTAACGACCCGGTGCGCAGGCATTTAGGGGAAAATCCGCAGGGGTGCAAGAGGCGCGCTCAAGTTTTCTCACGAGCACGCTCGGCCAGGGCCATCCGCCCGCCCAACGCTATTGCCGCGACTTGCGCCAGCCGGCGTTGCGCGCCTCGACCTCGCTACAAAACCATCGTTCACCGTCGTCTAGGCTGACCCGCGTCTTGTCATACCACCGACCGCCCGGCACATGATAGATCCTGCCCGAACCAGAAATATTGCCTTTGATGAGGCAGCCTTCCGGTGCCTCCTGCGGCGTTCGCACCTGCCGTTTGGCGGCCCGGTAGTCTTCAGGCGCTTGCACCGTGGACTGCCACAACCCAATGCCTGCACGGCGTGCCTTGTCCTCGGCGGGCAGGTAGATCTGCGAATAGTCTTCATAGGCAAAGGCCGCCCCGGCAGCGACCATGGCAGCTCCGAGATCCCCTGTCGCGCCCTCGCATTGCGCCACGGTACGCCCATACCGATCGGTGTCCTGCGTCACGCAGTCCACGCCCCCTTGTACCAGCTTTTCCAGCACCTGTTTCGACCAGCGCCCGCAGGCCCAGAGCTGCCCCCCGGCATCCCGACACTGTTGCGCGAGTTCCGGCGCGTCGATCCCGAAAAGTCGGATGCGGGTTTCTCCCAACGTGAAGGTGTCGCCATCAGCCACATGTACCCTCTGGACATCGCCCCGCAGTCGGGCGGCGGCGAACTGAGGTGCCATGGCACGTGTCGCCGGAGCATCGGCGGGCCGAAACACAGCTCCTCCAACCCCCACACCAAGCGCCGCGCAAAACGCGGCAACATATTGAAAAACACCCGACCTCACGCAGATCTCTCTGCCGGATCGGTCGGGCAAAAACAAGGGCCGCGGAGAAAACCCCGCGCGCTCTGCCGAGCCTGGATTGGAAGGAGTTACTATGCCGGCTCGGTCAACATGCGATAAAGTTCATCTTTCAGAGACATGCGGGTTTTACGCAAGGCGTTCAGGGCCAGATCTTCCATCGGCTGCATGTCACTTTCGGCCAGATGGACCTGTTCATTCACCAAGTTGTAATCGTTCAGAACGCTGGAAAACCTTGCGTCGTCCAATTTGCGGGCCGCGATGGCATCGGCAAACTCGGGAAAATCAGCGATCAATTGATGTGGAGTGTTGGACATGTGCGCCTCCTGAAATGATCGGAACTTATGTCCCGATTTGAACAGGGCGGACCAGCACGTGCCTTGATACGGATCAATAAATATGAATGTTTTCCAATCACTGCGCCTCAGCGCTGACGGCGCCTGGCACGGGCTTCGCGCCAGGTGATAAAGGAAATCGCCCCGATGATCATAGTGCCTCCGACCAGCACATAGGGGTCAAACGCTTCGCCGAACAGCACCAGCCCCAGCGTCATCGACCAGACCAATTGCACAAAGACCACCGGCTGGATCACGGTCTGCGGCGCTGCGGCAAAAGCCCGTGTCATCGAATAATGGCCCAGCGTTGCAAAGGCTGCGGTGAAGAACAGCAGGATCAGCTGATGCAGCGTCGGAGTCTGCCAGTGCATCAGGGCAAAAGGTGCAATGATGACCGGTACGGTGACCGACATCAGGAACACCACCACCGC containing:
- a CDS encoding tyrosine-type recombinase/integrase translates to MAADISLEKYVQRKLSRGREYFFFRVVRSGKETRIRLPHPFEAEYRAAYNAAHQHIFGTVPGEFESPRAITKLARDHTDSEKYKRLPKASRRLRDYALDLMKARWGAFDADQIQPKHVQAVYDTLSERPATANRRLDDMSAVFAWGRVRGFCEENPCIGIERVQSDEGYEPWPDDKLAILLEQGRPHLVKVTLAALYTGQRRSDIIKMADTDIENGVWLTKQGKTGTIVPVPLHPVVLAIIEEEREARKEAGIVDPRRPLLTNSRGTPWTATGLGASWRTELIRLNLKPKRKEYLKEGDFRATMHGLRTTNATVIANAVAQNPDLFGGIERVRAMLGHLSKRMSEHYARRAEVEHMNRETVLLLPDFGKHAADFGKHENGKSAK
- a CDS encoding thermonuclease family protein is translated as MAPQFAAARLRGDVQRVHVADGDTFTLGETRIRLFGIDAPELAQQCRDAGGQLWACGRWSKQVLEKLVQGGVDCVTQDTDRYGRTVAQCEGATGDLGAAMVAAGAAFAYEDYSQIYLPAEDKARRAGIGLWQSTVQAPEDYRAAKRQVRTPQEAPEGCLIKGNISGSGRIYHVPGGRWYDKTRVSLDDGERWFCSEVEARNAGWRKSRQ
- a CDS encoding DUF465 domain-containing protein, with translation MSNTPHQLIADFPEFADAIAARKLDDARFSSVLNDYNLVNEQVHLAESDMQPMEDLALNALRKTRMSLKDELYRMLTEPA